In Thiospirochaeta perfilievii, a single window of DNA contains:
- a CDS encoding alpha-amylase family glycosyl hydrolase yields the protein MTEFKLQHRVLPKRDRVMEFHICGKARKKYNFDNNLFSTTGNVVFHNIYGARVFAQKINSVSNKGIKASDVFAMGLMDEILHFVIAEHRVKAAPNLFKEIITDVTSVIGEKELDRALLKFIEEFPGSTIIKKEESPEQLLYRENRHGVSYKEILLEEMLLLHISNLNPALNIFNDLFDETTLNSHTKYKTVIEGCKRVTSSVSAMDMGSSSNSKTLYDLLRAPALAHPDSIADQLSFIMGSWGVIISDFNIKMLKAIDSLKEEHKPVYYDFDGPVETFTQTYESQEEDIENFTMDKHWMPNVVLIAKSTMVWLDQLSKKYKREIKTLCSIPDEELDILANEGFNGLWLIGLWNRSEASKKIKQRCGNPEAEASAYSLYNYDISQGLGGWEGLQSLRERCNKRGIRLASDMVPNHTGIDSQWVRSKPDYFIQTSHPPYPTYTFNSENLSDDPNIGIYLEDHYYTKEDASVVFKRVDFNKGDVRYIYHGNDGTMMPWNDTAQINFLNAEVREAVIQDILHVAKNFPIIRFDAAMTLAKKHIQRLWFPKPGHGGDIASRSDYAISQEEFDRLLPIEFWREVVDRIAVEAPDTLLLAEAFWMLESYFVRTLGMHRVYNSAFMNMLKNEENQKYRDSIINTIIFDPDILKRYVNFMNNPDEDTAFAQFGSGDKYFGVCTLMITLPGLPMFGHGQIEGYKEKYGMEYSKAYWNEDVDEGLVNGHKHLIFPLMKKRELFSEVENFNFYPFKVHRSETNNNVFAYSNNFEGNQSLVLYNNCFNMTSGFINHSEEKLVKNSENRYTQKTTLAEALGITNAGDHFLLLTNQRNGLTYIRSSKQIYEDGMFFVLKGYESQVFLDIKEIKDVKEGYYAKLNHDLNGEGVTNINQSIRIIALGDTYYLTKSFFNRSKITSELLKEYLTSIKCENLFKKLSNKIEKEDGISLKESIITEISLFLEIDIIDEWLFSSFFDNYSDLNLITILKKEKKLSIVEILKHEVVKESIGVHEYDDILWFDRDKFLKTADYILNIHGPKFLDKKTILDKIEQSKYIYNNLITLFTPKEEVKKPSIKKNVKKLKID from the coding sequence ATGACAGAGTTTAAATTGCAACATAGAGTACTACCTAAGAGAGACAGGGTTATGGAGTTCCATATATGTGGAAAAGCAAGAAAAAAATATAACTTTGATAACAACCTTTTTAGCACAACTGGTAATGTAGTATTTCATAATATATATGGTGCAAGGGTTTTTGCCCAAAAAATAAATTCTGTATCAAATAAAGGGATTAAAGCTTCTGATGTATTTGCAATGGGTTTAATGGATGAAATTTTACACTTTGTTATCGCTGAACACAGGGTAAAAGCTGCACCAAATCTTTTTAAAGAGATTATAACTGATGTAACAAGTGTCATTGGAGAAAAAGAGCTTGATAGAGCTCTTTTAAAGTTTATTGAAGAGTTCCCAGGATCAACTATAATAAAAAAAGAAGAGAGTCCAGAACAGTTATTATATAGAGAAAATAGACACGGAGTAAGTTATAAAGAGATTCTGCTAGAAGAGATGTTATTACTACATATAAGTAATTTAAACCCAGCCTTAAATATCTTTAATGACCTTTTTGATGAGACAACACTTAACAGCCATACAAAATATAAAACAGTTATAGAGGGCTGTAAAAGAGTTACCTCATCAGTCTCTGCAATGGATATGGGTTCCTCAAGTAATTCTAAAACCCTATACGATCTATTAAGAGCTCCAGCATTAGCTCACCCAGATTCAATTGCAGATCAACTATCATTTATAATGGGTAGTTGGGGTGTTATTATCTCTGATTTCAACATAAAAATGCTAAAGGCTATAGACTCTTTAAAAGAGGAGCACAAGCCTGTATATTACGATTTTGATGGCCCAGTAGAGACCTTCACCCAGACATACGAAAGTCAGGAAGAAGATATTGAAAACTTTACAATGGATAAGCACTGGATGCCTAATGTGGTTCTAATTGCAAAGAGTACAATGGTATGGTTAGACCAGCTTAGTAAGAAGTATAAAAGAGAGATTAAGACTCTATGCAGTATCCCAGATGAAGAGCTAGATATACTAGCTAATGAAGGTTTTAATGGTTTATGGCTTATTGGCCTTTGGAATAGAAGTGAAGCCTCAAAAAAAATAAAACAAAGGTGTGGTAACCCTGAAGCAGAAGCATCTGCATACTCCCTGTATAACTACGATATTAGCCAAGGCCTAGGTGGTTGGGAAGGTCTTCAAAGTCTTAGAGAGCGATGTAATAAAAGAGGAATTAGACTTGCAAGTGACATGGTTCCAAACCACACAGGAATAGATAGCCAGTGGGTAAGATCAAAACCCGACTACTTTATTCAAACATCACACCCTCCATATCCTACCTATACGTTTAATAGTGAAAATTTATCAGATGATCCAAATATTGGAATATATTTAGAAGACCACTACTACACTAAAGAGGATGCTTCTGTAGTATTCAAAAGAGTGGATTTTAATAAGGGTGATGTAAGATATATCTATCATGGTAATGATGGAACAATGATGCCATGGAATGATACAGCCCAGATTAACTTCTTAAATGCTGAAGTTAGAGAGGCTGTAATACAGGATATACTGCACGTTGCAAAAAACTTTCCTATAATACGTTTTGATGCAGCAATGACTCTAGCCAAAAAACATATTCAGAGATTGTGGTTTCCTAAACCGGGTCATGGCGGTGACATTGCAAGTAGATCTGACTATGCAATTAGCCAGGAGGAGTTTGACAGGTTACTACCTATTGAGTTTTGGCGGGAAGTAGTTGATAGAATTGCAGTAGAAGCACCAGATACCCTATTGTTAGCAGAAGCTTTTTGGATGTTAGAGAGCTATTTTGTAAGAACCCTAGGAATGCACAGAGTTTATAACTCAGCCTTTATGAATATGCTTAAAAACGAAGAGAACCAGAAATATAGGGACTCTATAATAAATACAATAATATTTGATCCAGATATACTAAAAAGATATGTAAACTTTATGAATAACCCAGACGAAGATACAGCCTTTGCTCAGTTTGGATCTGGAGACAAATACTTTGGTGTTTGTACACTTATGATAACACTACCTGGTTTACCAATGTTTGGCCACGGTCAAATAGAGGGATATAAAGAGAAGTATGGAATGGAGTACTCTAAAGCTTATTGGAATGAGGATGTAGATGAAGGTTTAGTAAATGGACATAAACATCTTATTTTCCCATTAATGAAAAAGAGAGAACTATTTTCTGAAGTTGAAAATTTCAACTTTTATCCATTTAAAGTACATCGTTCAGAGACAAACAATAATGTATTCGCCTACTCTAATAACTTTGAAGGGAATCAATCACTAGTTCTTTACAATAATTGTTTTAATATGACAAGTGGTTTTATTAATCACTCAGAAGAGAAATTAGTAAAGAATTCGGAAAACAGATATACGCAAAAAACTACTCTAGCAGAGGCTTTAGGCATAACCAATGCAGGGGACCACTTTCTATTACTAACAAATCAAAGAAATGGGTTAACCTATATTAGAAGTAGTAAGCAGATTTATGAAGATGGAATGTTCTTTGTATTAAAGGGTTATGAGTCTCAAGTCTTCCTTGATATAAAAGAGATTAAGGATGTAAAAGAGGGTTATTATGCAAAACTAAACCATGACCTAAACGGTGAAGGTGTTACAAATATAAACCAATCTATTAGAATAATAGCCTTAGGAGATACCTACTATTTAACCAAGTCGTTTTTTAATCGATCTAAAATTACATCAGAACTTTTAAAAGAGTATCTAACAAGTATAAAGTGCGAAAATCTCTTTAAGAAGTTAAGTAATAAAATTGAAAAGGAAGATGGTATATCCCTAAAAGAGAGCATTATAACCGAAATAAGTCTTTTCCTAGAGATTGATATAATTGACGAATGGCTATTTTCTAGTTTCTTTGATAATTATTCAGACTTAAATCTGATTACAATTCTAAAAAAAGAGAAGAAATTATCAATAGTTGAGATTTTAAAACATGAGGTAGTGAAAGAATCAATTGGTGTACACGAATATGATGATATTTTATGGTTTGACAGAGACAAATTCCTTAAAACGGCTGACTATATTTTAAATATTCATGGTCCAAAATTTTTAGATAAAAAAACGATATTAGATAAAATTGAGCAATCTAAGTATATATACAATAACTTAATAACACTATTTACCCCAAAGGAAGAGGTAAAAAAGCCATCTATTAAGAAAAACGTTAAAAAATTAAAGATTGACTGA
- a CDS encoding 4-alpha-glucanotransferase translates to MKYSLEKRFITGTVIPVSALKTEDSIGIGEFLDLKLFADWCKSVGLDLIQLLPVNDTGFQSSPYSALSAFALHPVYISIKKMPEAKKYKSDLEKISKKWEGKDRVHFNSVLKDKLKLLKKIYKDNYEKIEKSRSISKWEKDNPWIKSYAIFSFLKEKNKNLEWMDWEEFKDPSKDDIENLYIKNRKKTLFYSWVQYYLEKQLQEATLYMDSLGINLKGDLPILMNIDSADVWESRDIFNVKNRAGAPPDMFSEEGQNWGFPTYSWDSMEEDNFFWWKARLKQAAKFYHAYRIDHVLGFFRIWTIPPQYISGSMGYYSPNDFLHIDDLKRIGIDGPRLAWMSKPHIPGYELRDKLGFESNEATKLLLDQINTEDLYLFKDEVKSVHDIYAVEELSDEAKSELVNFYRNVTLIKVDEYNYATTWFYYNSRAYISMNDHEKYEFGQLQSSKSGHSMWLWENQGLKLLKFMKESEDMLVCAEDLGTIPNCVPKVLEELGILGLHVTRWSKKYNEYGEPFMKPSEYNYLSVSTPAVHDSSTVRQWWPEMSSNDEISNALNLDNKLSPIPDTDQVKKLYEALLKTSAKIAMFQFQDLLAINESLRSKNAETERINVPGTTNDVNWSYRLSFNLEDLIKMDEFNNELKEMIKKRG, encoded by the coding sequence GTGAAATACTCCCTAGAAAAAAGATTTATAACTGGTACAGTAATTCCTGTATCAGCTCTTAAAACAGAAGATAGTATTGGGATTGGGGAATTCCTTGATTTAAAGCTATTTGCAGATTGGTGCAAGAGTGTAGGCCTTGATCTAATACAACTGCTTCCAGTTAATGATACAGGTTTTCAAAGCTCACCATACAGTGCATTAAGCGCCTTCGCTCTTCATCCTGTATACATTAGTATAAAAAAAATGCCTGAAGCTAAGAAGTATAAATCTGATTTGGAAAAAATATCAAAAAAGTGGGAAGGAAAAGATCGGGTTCACTTTAACTCAGTTCTAAAAGACAAACTAAAACTGCTTAAAAAAATCTATAAAGATAATTATGAAAAAATAGAGAAAAGCAGAAGTATTAGTAAATGGGAAAAAGATAATCCATGGATTAAAAGTTATGCTATCTTCTCATTCCTTAAAGAGAAGAATAAAAACCTAGAGTGGATGGATTGGGAAGAGTTTAAAGATCCATCTAAAGATGATATAGAGAATCTATATATAAAAAATAGAAAGAAGACTCTATTTTACTCTTGGGTTCAATACTATCTGGAAAAACAACTACAAGAGGCAACACTCTATATGGACTCCCTAGGTATCAACCTAAAAGGTGACCTGCCAATTTTAATGAATATAGACAGCGCTGATGTATGGGAGTCCAGGGATATATTTAATGTAAAAAACCGGGCTGGAGCACCACCGGATATGTTCTCCGAAGAGGGACAAAATTGGGGATTCCCAACCTACTCATGGGACTCAATGGAAGAGGATAACTTTTTTTGGTGGAAAGCAAGGTTAAAACAAGCAGCTAAGTTTTATCACGCCTACAGAATTGACCATGTATTAGGGTTTTTTAGGATTTGGACAATTCCTCCCCAATATATTAGTGGAAGCATGGGTTATTACAGTCCTAACGATTTTTTACATATTGATGATCTAAAAAGAATTGGTATTGATGGCCCACGATTAGCATGGATGTCAAAACCCCATATACCAGGTTATGAGCTAAGGGATAAACTAGGATTTGAATCTAACGAAGCGACTAAGCTCCTTTTGGACCAGATAAATACAGAAGACCTATATCTATTTAAGGATGAAGTTAAGTCTGTACATGATATCTATGCAGTTGAAGAGCTCTCTGATGAAGCAAAAAGTGAGCTTGTAAATTTCTATAGAAATGTTACCCTAATAAAAGTAGATGAATACAATTATGCGACAACTTGGTTTTACTACAATAGTAGAGCTTATATTTCCATGAACGATCATGAAAAATATGAATTTGGTCAGCTTCAAAGTTCAAAGAGTGGACACTCTATGTGGTTATGGGAGAATCAAGGTCTTAAATTGTTAAAATTCATGAAAGAGAGCGAAGATATGTTGGTTTGTGCCGAGGATTTAGGGACTATTCCAAATTGTGTTCCAAAAGTCCTTGAAGAACTTGGTATTTTAGGGTTACATGTTACTAGATGGTCTAAAAAGTATAATGAGTACGGAGAACCATTTATGAAACCTTCTGAGTATAACTACTTGTCTGTTTCAACTCCAGCGGTTCACGACTCTTCAACAGTAAGACAGTGGTGGCCTGAAATGTCATCAAATGACGAGATTTCAAATGCCCTAAATCTAGATAATAAACTAAGTCCTATCCCTGATACGGACCAAGTTAAAAAGCTATATGAAGCCCTACTTAAAACTTCTGCTAAAATTGCAATGTTCCAGTTCCAAGACCTGTTAGCCATTAACGAAAGTCTTAGATCAAAAAATGCAGAAACTGAAAGAATTAATGTACCTGGGACGACTAATGATGTAAACTGGAGTTACAGATTGAGCTTTAATCTAGAAGACCTAATTAAGATGGACGAATTTAATAACGAGCTCAAAGAGATGATTAAAAAAAGAGGATAA
- a CDS encoding GGDEF domain-containing protein, with protein sequence MEIEDYEKTIYELRQLLEVTKVLNSTLHFKKLVDTILFSFMAQARCVKAALYIGKEIEPDTITLQRNYMGFEITPHVPIQLNCKTPKMEEFARSRKCLTNEEVDKLAYFDVEEINRYIIEQIEIIIPLVINEKIAGLVLLGGRIDSEPIQKSEKEFLSEIGFYASIAIQNSILFDMATMDMMTELKVRHYTTKFIDECIISGDHNFVIIMIDIDDFKRVNDTYGHQTGDDTIIGVSTILKKAIRTNDIASRFGGEEFVIMLRDAALDDAVVVAERIREGVEGLKVISNKDEINVTVSIGLAEFDIDLDKTPEDVISRADGALYISKKTGKNRVTTA encoded by the coding sequence ATGGAAATAGAAGATTATGAAAAAACAATATATGAATTAAGACAACTTCTTGAGGTGACTAAGGTGTTAAACTCAACACTACACTTCAAGAAGCTTGTTGATACAATTTTATTCTCCTTTATGGCCCAGGCAAGGTGTGTAAAAGCTGCCCTATATATTGGTAAAGAGATCGAACCAGACACAATAACACTTCAAAGAAATTACATGGGATTTGAAATCACACCCCACGTCCCTATACAGCTAAACTGTAAAACACCTAAGATGGAAGAGTTCGCACGAAGTAGAAAGTGTCTTACCAACGAGGAAGTTGATAAACTTGCATATTTCGATGTAGAAGAAATTAATAGATATATAATTGAACAGATAGAGATAATCATTCCCCTGGTAATTAATGAAAAAATCGCAGGCCTTGTACTACTTGGAGGTCGTATTGATAGTGAACCTATTCAGAAGTCAGAAAAAGAATTTTTGTCTGAAATCGGGTTTTATGCTTCCATTGCCATACAAAACTCCATATTATTTGATATGGCCACAATGGATATGATGACAGAATTAAAGGTTCGTCACTACACAACCAAGTTCATTGATGAGTGTATAATTTCTGGAGATCATAACTTTGTCATAATAATGATTGATATTGATGATTTTAAAAGAGTGAATGATACCTACGGCCACCAAACTGGTGATGACACAATTATTGGAGTCTCAACCATATTAAAAAAAGCAATTAGAACAAATGACATTGCATCAAGATTTGGTGGAGAGGAATTTGTTATAATGCTAAGAGATGCAGCTTTAGACGATGCCGTTGTAGTTGCAGAGAGAATAAGAGAGGGTGTTGAGGGCTTAAAAGTTATAAGCAATAAGGATGAGATAAATGTAACGGTTTCAATTGGCCTTGCAGAATTCGATATTGATTTAGATAAAACTCCTGAAGATGTAATTTCCAGAGCTGATGGGGCCCTCTATATATCAAAAAAAACTGGGAAGAACAGAGTAACAACAGCATAA
- a CDS encoding phosphoribosylformylglycinamidine synthase — protein MAIIKRVYVEKKRDFSVAADHLLQDLKSHLSLTGLTGVRVIIRYDIEDISDRVYKEALTTVFSEPPVDNFYQENIDLTNEKSFAVEYLPGQYDQRADSAEQCIQIMAPGENPSIKTAMQYVFSGEITDNDLDKIKKYLINPVDSREAKLEKPETLHEVEVIPADVVYFNNFIRKSESEIKELRKTLGLAMSDLDLLHCQKYFRDEEKRDPSITEIKMLDTYWSDHCRHTTFMTRLKNITFDDGKYSKPIKESYDLYLKTRERLYVGKDKDISLMDMAVLAAKDLRSRGLMENLEESEEVNACSIIVPAVIDGVEEEWLIQFKNETHNHPTEIEPFGGAATCLGGCIRDPLSGRSYVYQAMRVTGAGSPLTAIEDTIPGKLPQRKICTEAAHGYSSYGNQIGLATGNVTEIYHEGYTAKRMEIGAVIAAAPRSNVTRDSAAPGDIIVLTGGKTGRDGCGGATGSSKEHTEESIETSGAEVQKGNPPVERKIQRLFRNPEASKMIKICNDFGAGGISVAIAELADGLIIDLDVVPKKYNGLDGTELTISESQERMAVVLDPKDVKRFIDLCEEENLEAVEVAVVTKEPRVKINWRGKEIVSMARSFINTNGVLQDMDIESKSPNENNSWFKNSAVVKSTGSIKKDWLNNLSDLNVCSQKGLIETFDSTIGASSVLLPFGGKTQQTPTDVMCAKIPVLKGDTSNGTLMSFGFDPDLSSWSPFHGAAYAVVESAAKIVAAGGELSEIRLTFQEYFERLGTDPVKWGKPFNALLGAYKAQTELKIGAIGGKDSMSGTFEELHVPPTLVSFAVAPVDVNHVISPEFKSSGNSVVYIPLPKDEFDIPNYPMVEKLFNNITNLIKSEVILSAQTVRKGGIASAISKMAFGNQIGVELNNTLNIEELLKTNLSSFIVEVKNEDELIDIDYQVIGTTISEPVIKVLGESIKLDKMITTWEKTLQDVYPIRVEDRQKEVKVSYMVDKTIKPRVKVENPRVIIPVFPGTNCEYDTAKAFTDAGAIAETFVINNLSEDHIKESISQMVEKIDNSQIIMIPGGFSAGDEPEGSAKFIAAFFRNPEIKDAVHRLLHQRDGLMMGICNGFQALVKLGLVPYGEIRDIDEHDPTLTYNTIGRHISMMAETEVVSNLSPWLSQCSVGDRHQIALSHGEGRFIIDETLAKKLIDNGQIATQYKGKNPNGSVMAIEGITSPDGRVFGKMGHSERVGSNVCKNIYGNKDQAIFKAGVNYFK, from the coding sequence ATGGCTATAATTAAACGAGTATATGTAGAAAAAAAGAGAGATTTTAGTGTTGCCGCAGACCACCTTCTGCAAGATTTAAAAAGCCACCTGAGCCTCACAGGATTAACAGGTGTAAGAGTTATCATAAGATACGATATAGAAGATATATCGGATAGAGTTTACAAAGAAGCATTAACAACAGTATTTTCAGAACCTCCAGTAGATAACTTTTACCAAGAAAATATAGATTTGACAAATGAGAAAAGCTTTGCTGTAGAGTACCTACCAGGACAGTATGATCAAAGGGCCGATTCAGCAGAACAGTGTATACAAATTATGGCCCCAGGAGAAAACCCATCAATTAAAACAGCAATGCAATATGTTTTTTCTGGTGAGATAACCGACAATGATTTAGATAAAATAAAGAAATACTTAATAAACCCTGTTGATTCCAGGGAAGCAAAATTAGAAAAACCAGAAACACTACACGAGGTTGAAGTAATACCAGCGGATGTAGTCTATTTTAATAACTTTATAAGAAAATCAGAAAGTGAGATCAAAGAACTTAGAAAGACTCTTGGTCTTGCAATGAGTGATTTAGACCTACTACATTGTCAAAAATATTTTAGAGACGAAGAGAAGCGAGACCCTAGCATTACAGAGATAAAAATGTTAGATACCTACTGGTCTGACCACTGCCGTCATACAACATTTATGACTAGACTTAAAAATATTACTTTTGATGATGGTAAATATTCTAAACCAATAAAAGAGTCCTACGACCTATACTTAAAAACTAGAGAGAGACTATATGTAGGTAAAGATAAAGATATCTCCCTAATGGATATGGCTGTTTTAGCAGCAAAAGACCTAAGAAGTCGAGGGTTAATGGAAAACCTTGAGGAGTCTGAGGAAGTTAATGCCTGTTCAATAATTGTTCCAGCAGTTATCGATGGAGTAGAAGAAGAGTGGCTGATTCAATTTAAAAATGAAACCCATAACCACCCAACAGAGATTGAACCATTTGGTGGGGCAGCAACATGTTTAGGAGGGTGTATTAGAGACCCTCTATCAGGAAGATCCTATGTGTACCAAGCAATGAGGGTAACAGGTGCAGGTTCACCTTTAACAGCTATTGAAGATACAATACCAGGAAAACTTCCCCAAAGAAAAATCTGTACAGAAGCAGCCCATGGTTACAGTTCCTATGGGAATCAAATAGGCCTAGCTACCGGTAATGTAACAGAGATATACCACGAAGGTTATACAGCCAAGAGAATGGAGATAGGAGCAGTTATAGCAGCAGCACCAAGGTCAAACGTAACTAGGGACTCTGCAGCTCCAGGAGATATTATTGTTTTAACCGGGGGTAAAACTGGTCGAGACGGTTGTGGAGGAGCTACAGGTTCTTCAAAAGAGCATACGGAAGAGTCTATTGAAACAAGTGGAGCTGAAGTACAAAAAGGAAACCCTCCTGTAGAGAGAAAAATACAGAGACTTTTTAGAAACCCTGAGGCTTCTAAAATGATAAAAATCTGTAATGACTTTGGTGCTGGTGGAATATCTGTAGCTATTGCCGAGTTAGCAGATGGTTTAATAATTGACCTAGATGTAGTTCCAAAAAAGTATAATGGACTAGATGGAACAGAACTAACTATATCTGAATCTCAAGAGAGAATGGCTGTAGTTTTAGATCCAAAAGATGTTAAAAGATTTATAGATTTATGTGAAGAAGAGAACCTTGAAGCGGTAGAAGTTGCAGTAGTAACTAAAGAGCCTAGAGTTAAAATAAACTGGAGAGGAAAAGAGATTGTATCTATGGCTAGATCCTTTATAAATACCAACGGTGTTTTACAGGATATGGATATTGAATCTAAATCTCCAAATGAGAATAACAGCTGGTTTAAAAACAGCGCTGTTGTAAAATCAACCGGGAGTATAAAAAAGGATTGGTTAAATAATTTATCCGATCTTAATGTCTGCTCTCAAAAGGGTTTAATTGAGACATTTGATAGTACAATTGGTGCATCCTCTGTCCTACTTCCATTTGGAGGAAAAACCCAGCAGACTCCTACTGATGTTATGTGTGCAAAGATTCCAGTTCTTAAAGGGGATACTTCAAACGGAACACTTATGAGTTTTGGTTTTGACCCTGACCTCTCATCCTGGTCTCCATTCCATGGAGCAGCTTATGCAGTAGTAGAGTCAGCGGCAAAAATAGTTGCAGCTGGTGGAGAACTATCAGAGATAAGGTTAACTTTTCAGGAGTATTTTGAAAGGTTAGGAACAGACCCTGTTAAGTGGGGGAAACCATTTAATGCGCTTCTAGGAGCATATAAAGCCCAAACAGAACTTAAAATTGGAGCAATTGGTGGTAAAGACTCTATGAGCGGAACGTTTGAAGAGTTACACGTTCCACCAACTCTAGTATCCTTTGCGGTAGCCCCTGTAGATGTAAACCACGTTATTAGCCCAGAGTTTAAATCTTCTGGAAACAGTGTTGTATATATACCTCTACCTAAGGATGAGTTTGATATACCAAACTACCCAATGGTAGAAAAATTATTTAATAACATAACAAACTTAATAAAATCTGAAGTTATACTATCTGCTCAAACAGTTCGGAAGGGTGGAATTGCATCAGCCATAAGTAAAATGGCATTTGGTAATCAAATAGGTGTAGAGTTAAATAACACTCTAAATATTGAAGAACTACTAAAAACTAACTTGTCATCCTTTATTGTAGAGGTAAAAAATGAGGATGAGTTAATAGATATTGATTACCAAGTAATCGGAACAACAATTTCAGAGCCTGTAATCAAAGTCTTAGGAGAGAGCATAAAACTTGATAAAATGATTACCACATGGGAGAAAACCCTACAGGATGTTTACCCTATTAGAGTAGAAGATAGACAAAAAGAGGTTAAGGTTAGTTATATGGTGGATAAAACTATTAAACCTAGGGTAAAAGTTGAAAACCCTAGAGTTATAATTCCAGTTTTTCCTGGGACTAACTGTGAGTACGATACAGCTAAAGCCTTTACAGATGCAGGAGCAATTGCTGAGACATTTGTAATAAATAATCTATCAGAGGACCATATAAAAGAGTCTATATCCCAAATGGTAGAGAAGATTGATAATAGCCAAATAATTATGATTCCTGGTGGATTTAGTGCCGGAGATGAACCAGAAGGTTCTGCTAAGTTTATTGCTGCTTTCTTTAGAAACCCAGAAATTAAAGACGCTGTACATAGGTTATTACACCAGAGAGACGGGTTAATGATGGGAATATGTAACGGGTTTCAGGCACTTGTTAAACTGGGTCTGGTTCCATATGGGGAAATTAGAGATATTGATGAACATGACCCAACTTTAACCTACAATACAATAGGAAGACATATCTCTATGATGGCAGAAACTGAAGTAGTTTCAAACCTATCCCCATGGCTAAGCCAGTGTTCAGTTGGTGATCGTCACCAGATAGCACTTTCCCATGGAGAAGGTAGATTCATTATCGACGAAACGCTTGCTAAGAAGCTTATAGATAATGGCCAAATAGCTACTCAATATAAGGGTAAAAACCCTAATGGTTCCGTAATGGCAATAGAGGGAATAACAAGCCCAGATGGACGAGTTTTTGGAAAAATGGGACACTCAGAGAGGGTGGGATCTAATGTTTGTAAAAACATTTACGGAAACAAGGATCAAGCCATTTTTAAAGCAGGAGTTAACTACTTTAAGTAA
- a CDS encoding M23 family metallopeptidase — MKKFLAISIFIFLIINISFSKEFLSEDSETLDVYFEKIEEGGYLFYGDNNHFIPQFISLGFTKLTNLKMDRANPSQVVLEPGDKGVLLATLTPLDKNRSYSFRSRLSYTPGNPLTVEPDEFVYLFPFEHGSKFKLDQGFGGQFSHQKENYYALDFSMDIGTPIVAARAGIVVEVKEDSNRGGASSSYASYGNFISIYHDDGTFASYVHLKKNGAIVEVGDSVSMGDTIGYSGNTGLSTGPHLHFSVNVPTVTGSRQSIPIKLLGLDGEAIDPVVGEYYYSKHPGGESFDPVFGKDLKDSDFSGTLTPIKQTDKLSFRDESIDSTTVVYCRNGFNSVVEGTITFKFQNSFSSQGGSIPIKIPPLSESYVALVKPKDTTKSFAFSYSISYRVLE, encoded by the coding sequence ATGAAAAAGTTTTTAGCTATAAGTATTTTTATATTTTTAATAATAAATATATCCTTTAGTAAGGAGTTCTTATCAGAAGATAGTGAAACCTTAGATGTCTACTTTGAAAAAATTGAAGAAGGCGGATATCTTTTTTATGGTGATAATAACCATTTTATTCCCCAATTTATCAGTTTGGGATTTACAAAATTGACAAATTTAAAAATGGATAGGGCGAACCCCTCTCAGGTCGTATTAGAACCTGGAGATAAAGGTGTTTTACTTGCAACATTAACCCCATTGGATAAAAATAGATCATACAGTTTTAGGAGTCGACTCTCCTATACTCCAGGAAATCCATTAACTGTAGAGCCTGATGAGTTTGTATATCTATTCCCGTTTGAACACGGTAGCAAGTTTAAGTTAGATCAAGGTTTTGGAGGGCAATTTTCCCATCAAAAAGAGAACTATTACGCCTTAGACTTCTCTATGGATATAGGAACCCCTATTGTCGCTGCTAGGGCAGGGATTGTTGTTGAAGTCAAGGAAGATTCAAATAGGGGAGGGGCTAGTTCGTCCTATGCCTCCTATGGCAACTTTATCTCCATCTACCATGATGATGGGACATTTGCTAGTTATGTTCACCTTAAGAAAAATGGAGCTATTGTAGAGGTAGGTGATAGTGTCTCTATGGGGGATACTATTGGTTATAGTGGCAATACGGGTCTATCAACAGGTCCTCATCTTCATTTTTCTGTTAATGTTCCTACAGTTACGGGGAGTAGGCAGTCCATCCCTATAAAACTATTAGGTTTAGATGGGGAAGCTATAGATCCTGTTGTCGGGGAGTATTATTACTCTAAGCACCCAGGAGGAGAGAGTTTTGATCCTGTTTTTGGCAAAGACCTTAAAGATTCTGACTTTAGTGGTACTTTAACTCCAATAAAGCAGACAGATAAACTTAGTTTTAGGGATGAATCTATAGATAGTACAACCGTTGTATATTGCAGAAATGGGTTTAATAGTGTTGTTGAGGGGACTATTACATTTAAATTTCAGAATAGTTTTAGTAGCCAAGGGGGATCCATACCCATAAAGATTCCGCCACTGTCCGAGAGCTATGTTGCCCTTGTAAAACCAAAAGATACAACAAAGTCCTTTGCCTTTTCTTACTCTATTTCGTATAGAGTTTTAGAATAA